In one window of Anaerolineales bacterium DNA:
- a CDS encoding ABC transporter permease, which translates to MNDTELVRILSSIVLQSTPLIIAVCGETIGERVGVVNLSLDGTMLLSAMTGFVAGLLSGSVWVGFLAAALVGAFFAWIIAFGSIRLRKDQFAVGFVLTLLGDELSAFLGQNYTRIPGESVHHLGIPFLKDIPILGPIFFDHDPVVYFAFLLIGVTWWWLFRTQPGLRLRSAGERPESGFARGVDVNRLRYVYAMIGGGLVGIAGAAYSLDIKLGWSEGHTRGLGWIALAIVIFGGWSPIRGAVGSLLFGASKALAAALQRRFPEVSVVAFNATPWLLMIVVLLLVGSDVTERLVLIMPRRVQPRLRRLLRVRPPAALGVAFSTPESQGE; encoded by the coding sequence ATGAATGACACCGAGCTGGTTCGGATTCTGTCTTCCATCGTGCTGCAGTCCACGCCGTTGATCATCGCCGTGTGCGGCGAGACCATCGGCGAGCGGGTGGGCGTGGTCAATCTCTCGCTCGACGGCACCATGCTGCTTTCAGCCATGACGGGCTTCGTGGCGGGCTTGCTCAGCGGGAGCGTGTGGGTAGGTTTTCTCGCCGCGGCACTCGTGGGGGCGTTTTTCGCCTGGATCATCGCCTTCGGATCGATCCGTCTGCGCAAGGATCAATTCGCGGTGGGTTTCGTGCTCACGCTGCTCGGGGATGAATTGAGTGCTTTCCTGGGGCAGAATTACACCCGTATCCCCGGCGAAAGTGTACACCACCTGGGAATTCCATTCCTCAAGGACATTCCCATCCTCGGCCCGATTTTCTTCGATCACGATCCGGTAGTTTACTTCGCCTTCTTGCTGATCGGTGTGACGTGGTGGTGGCTGTTCCGCACGCAGCCGGGTTTGCGTTTGCGCAGTGCCGGCGAACGGCCGGAATCCGGTTTCGCGCGCGGCGTCGACGTCAACCGCCTGCGCTACGTGTACGCCATGATTGGCGGCGGACTGGTCGGCATTGCCGGCGCGGCGTACTCACTCGATATCAAGTTGGGATGGAGCGAAGGCCACACGCGCGGACTGGGCTGGATCGCCCTGGCGATCGTGATCTTCGGCGGCTGGTCCCCCATACGCGGGGCGGTCGGTTCGCTGCTCTTCGGCGCCAGCAAGGCGCTGGCGGCCGCGCTGCAGCGCCGTTTTCCGGAGGTGTCCGTCGTGGCTTTCAACGCAACACCGTGGCTGCTGATGATCGTCGTCCTGCTTCTGGTGGGCAGCGACGTGACCGAGCGATTGGTGCTGATCATGCCGCGCCGCGTTCAACCGCGACTGCGGCGCTTGCTGCGCGTGCGTCCGCCAGCAGCGCTGGGTGTGGCATTTTCCACACCCGAATCTCAGGGAGAGTAA
- a CDS encoding glycosyltransferase family 2 protein — protein MTKSGESVTYTIAVPVYNEVESLPELYQRVHKAMDSLGAAWELVLVDDGSTDGSTEVMQSLAEEDAHVRPVIFARNFGHQIALTAGLDYSRGAAVIVMDADLQDPPEVIPDLIDKWRQGYEVVYAVRERRQGETLFKKLTASIFYRLINRITDVNLPLDAGDFRLLDRKVVNTLNRMREKHRFPRGMTVWVGFRQIGVPYERAARFAGETKYPFSKMFRLAINAITSFSYFPLQLATYIGFVCAGVSALAIPVVIALRLAGNQAFFGQATTLIAVLFLGGVQLISLGIIGEYLGRLYDEARDRPLYIVRQAPDEGEK, from the coding sequence GTGACGAAAAGCGGGGAGTCTGTGACCTACACGATCGCAGTGCCTGTGTACAACGAAGTCGAATCCCTGCCCGAGCTCTATCAGCGCGTGCACAAGGCGATGGATTCGTTGGGCGCGGCCTGGGAGCTCGTACTCGTGGATGACGGCAGCACGGACGGCTCCACGGAAGTGATGCAATCCCTGGCCGAAGAGGACGCGCACGTGCGCCCGGTGATCTTCGCCCGCAATTTCGGCCATCAGATCGCGCTGACCGCCGGTTTGGATTACAGCCGGGGGGCGGCGGTGATCGTGATGGACGCCGACCTGCAGGATCCGCCGGAAGTGATCCCCGACTTGATCGACAAATGGCGCCAGGGATACGAGGTCGTCTACGCCGTGCGGGAACGCCGGCAGGGCGAGACCCTGTTTAAAAAATTGACCGCTTCGATTTTCTACCGCCTGATCAACCGCATCACCGACGTTAATCTGCCCCTCGACGCCGGCGATTTCCGTTTGCTGGACCGCAAAGTCGTGAATACCCTGAACCGCATGCGCGAGAAGCACCGTTTCCCGCGGGGCATGACCGTCTGGGTCGGTTTCCGCCAGATCGGCGTGCCCTACGAACGTGCCGCTCGTTTTGCGGGAGAGACCAAGTATCCCTTCAGCAAGATGTTCCGCCTGGCGATCAACGCCATCACCAGTTTCTCCTACTTCCCGCTTCAATTGGCGACTTACATTGGATTCGTTTGTGCCGGTGTGAGCGCGCTGGCGATTCCCGTCGTGATCGCGCTGCGCCTGGCGGGAAACCAGGCTTTTTTCGGCCAGGCTACGACCTTGATCGCCGTGCTCTTTCTGGGCGGCGTACAGTTGATTTCACTGGGCATCATCGGGGAATACCTGGGGCGTTTGTACGACGAGGCGCGTGACCGCCCGCTGTACATCGTACGCCAGGCTCCGGACGAGGGTGAGAAGTAG
- a CDS encoding ABC transporter permease yields MRRIRWHLPNWIVVSIAIIASLLVTSLLLLLFGVSPMDGFGAMLLGAFGDSTKVLSVTAFWVPLALASAGLILTFTAGLWNIGVEGQIIMGAVAASWVALRIDAPRPILLILELSLAMAAGALWAGITALLKTRGKVHEIFGGLALNNLAIIFTNYLISGPWQPPEGGTFRGTDPFQAKALLPLYRDSRLSPLSVIMTLVVIALIYFVLRGTKWGLRLKALGKNPRSAFILGVSSERETILAMMICGAFAGLGGSVRVLSWFDSLRQSISGGIGYLALLVVMLSATRILLTPFIAYFFSAVLNGSITLQLRTQLHSSLGGILTGVMVLFVLLFSGTRSLKLPSQKTLEVEEDE; encoded by the coding sequence ATGCGCCGGATTCGATGGCATCTCCCCAATTGGATCGTCGTATCGATTGCCATTATTGCCTCGTTGCTCGTGACGAGTCTGCTCCTGCTCCTCTTTGGCGTCTCCCCGATGGACGGCTTCGGGGCCATGCTTTTGGGCGCCTTTGGGGATTCGACCAAAGTGTTGAGCGTCACGGCCTTCTGGGTGCCTTTGGCGCTCGCTTCCGCCGGACTGATCCTGACCTTTACCGCCGGATTGTGGAACATCGGCGTGGAAGGCCAGATCATCATGGGCGCAGTCGCTGCGAGCTGGGTAGCGTTGCGGATCGATGCGCCCCGGCCGATACTCTTGATCCTCGAGTTGTCGCTCGCCATGGCGGCGGGTGCGTTGTGGGCGGGCATCACAGCGCTGCTCAAGACGCGCGGGAAAGTGCACGAGATTTTTGGCGGCCTGGCGCTGAATAATCTCGCCATCATATTTACCAATTACTTGATTTCAGGCCCCTGGCAGCCGCCGGAAGGCGGGACGTTCCGGGGCACCGATCCGTTTCAAGCGAAAGCCCTGCTGCCGCTGTATCGGGATTCACGACTCAGCCCGTTATCCGTGATCATGACCCTGGTCGTGATCGCATTGATCTATTTCGTGCTGCGTGGAACCAAGTGGGGGCTGCGGCTGAAAGCGCTGGGCAAGAATCCCCGCTCGGCTTTCATCCTGGGGGTATCGAGCGAGCGTGAGACGATCCTGGCCATGATGATCTGCGGCGCTTTTGCAGGATTGGGCGGCTCGGTTCGGGTTTTGAGCTGGTTCGATAGTTTACGACAAAGCATTTCGGGCGGTATCGGATACCTTGCGCTGTTGGTCGTTATGCTCAGCGCCACGCGCATCCTGCTCACGCCTTTCATCGCCTACTTTTTCTCCGCCGTTCTCAACGGATCCATCACCCTGCAGCTGCGTACCCAGCTGCATTCCTCCCTGGGAGGCATTCTCACCGGCGTGATGGTCTTGTTCGTGCTCTTGTTTTCCGGCACCCGTTCACTGAAACTTCCTTCCCAGAAAACGCTCGAGGTGGAAGAAGATGAATGA
- a CDS encoding BMP family ABC transporter substrate-binding protein has product MDTSKVWKFIALIVIFSLALAACASATEEAPKEFVFGVILVGPKNDHGWSQAHYEGGLYVEQNLPGARMIVFESLNPADKPEATLEGVVDDMVAQGAQLVFTTSDEFEEDTVGAAEKYPDVTFISVSGDDAWAEGQDAGVAPPNEGNFMGQMPPMKAIAGCAAALATDSGKIAYLGPLINFETRRLASSAYLGARYCYENYRGMSASDLEFTVTWIGFWFNIPGVTLDPTEVTTGFFDSGVDVVLSGIDTTEAIVVAGQRADQGERVWAIPYDYKGACDEKPEICLGVPYFNWGPSYLSTAQAVIDGTWVQSWDWNPPYWQDLNDKDKSPVGWVDGPGLTAEMKANLDNFIAGMASGDIVMWKGPLNLQDGTLYLADGEVSEESDSKVALL; this is encoded by the coding sequence ATGGACACTTCGAAAGTGTGGAAATTCATTGCGTTGATCGTTATCTTTTCACTGGCTCTGGCGGCATGCGCTAGCGCCACCGAGGAAGCTCCCAAGGAATTCGTCTTCGGCGTGATCCTGGTCGGACCCAAGAACGACCACGGTTGGAGCCAGGCGCATTACGAAGGCGGGCTATATGTAGAGCAGAATCTTCCCGGTGCGCGCATGATCGTCTTCGAAAGCCTCAACCCGGCAGATAAACCGGAAGCCACGCTGGAAGGCGTGGTGGACGACATGGTCGCCCAGGGCGCCCAATTGGTCTTCACCACCTCGGACGAGTTCGAAGAGGACACCGTGGGTGCGGCGGAGAAATATCCCGATGTAACCTTCATCAGTGTCTCCGGTGACGATGCCTGGGCGGAAGGCCAGGATGCCGGAGTCGCGCCGCCCAACGAAGGCAATTTCATGGGGCAAATGCCGCCGATGAAAGCCATCGCCGGCTGCGCTGCCGCTCTCGCCACGGACTCGGGCAAGATCGCCTATCTAGGCCCCCTGATCAATTTCGAGACCCGCCGTCTGGCGTCTTCGGCGTATCTCGGCGCGCGCTACTGCTACGAGAATTACCGGGGCATGAGCGCGTCTGACCTCGAATTCACGGTCACCTGGATCGGATTCTGGTTCAACATCCCCGGCGTGACCCTGGATCCGACGGAAGTCACGACGGGATTCTTCGACAGCGGTGTGGACGTGGTCCTCAGCGGCATCGACACCACGGAAGCCATCGTCGTCGCCGGCCAGCGCGCCGATCAAGGCGAGCGGGTCTGGGCAATCCCTTATGACTACAAGGGCGCTTGCGACGAAAAACCGGAGATCTGCCTGGGCGTACCGTACTTCAACTGGGGTCCCTCGTATCTTTCCACCGCGCAGGCGGTGATCGACGGTACCTGGGTTCAAAGCTGGGACTGGAATCCCCCCTACTGGCAGGATCTGAACGACAAAGATAAATCTCCCGTCGGGTGGGTGGATGGACCTGGTTTGACAGCCGAGATGAAGGCCAATCTGGATAATTTCATCGCCGGAATGGCTTCGGGTGACATCGTCATGTGGAAGGGCCCGCTGAATCTACAGGACGGCACGCTTTATCTGGCGGATGGCGAAGTTTCTGAGGAGAGCGACTCGAAAGTCGCTCTCCTCTAG
- the thrC gene encoding threonine synthase, whose protein sequence is MGGFRGYRCSICGQEYAEGEVTYTCPQDGGNLDVLLDETAIREATNPAKIMASRDESFWRYLPLLPVGDPDHTGTPLRAAGWTPLFRPRRLAEQLDLHDLWLKDDGRNPTASFKDRASAVVIARAEAIGADVVITASTGNAGAALAGMAAAVGMPAVILAPKNAPKAKVAQLLIFGARVILVDGTYDEAFDLSLEASKAFDWYCRNTGYNPFTAEGKKTAAFEICEQLTIVNGSMDAQVWQPPDAVFVSVGDGNIISGLHKGFKDLLSLGWVEEIPRIFGVQSRGSAAIFNAFKRGTESIEPVKADTLADSISVDLPRDGLRALRAATQTGGAFVAVPDEAILAAMRDLARQAGVFAEPAGATAYAGLVQAVAQGLVDSRDRIVVLNTGNGLKDIPAAMQAAGEPVVIQPDLGELRRVLDAA, encoded by the coding sequence TTGGGCGGCTTTCGAGGCTACCGCTGTTCGATTTGTGGCCAGGAATATGCTGAAGGCGAGGTCACCTACACCTGTCCGCAGGACGGCGGCAATCTGGACGTCCTGCTCGACGAAACGGCCATCCGTGAGGCGACGAATCCCGCCAAGATCATGGCATCGCGCGACGAATCGTTCTGGCGTTATTTGCCGCTGCTGCCGGTCGGTGATCCGGATCACACCGGCACACCGCTGCGTGCGGCTGGCTGGACCCCGCTTTTTCGACCTCGGCGCCTGGCAGAGCAGCTTGATTTGCACGATCTGTGGCTGAAAGACGACGGACGCAACCCCACCGCTTCATTTAAAGACCGGGCCAGCGCCGTGGTCATTGCGCGGGCGGAAGCCATCGGCGCAGATGTCGTGATCACCGCTTCGACGGGCAACGCCGGTGCGGCGTTGGCGGGCATGGCGGCGGCGGTCGGCATGCCGGCGGTGATTCTCGCGCCGAAGAACGCCCCCAAGGCCAAAGTGGCGCAGTTACTGATTTTTGGCGCCCGCGTGATTCTCGTCGACGGCACGTACGACGAGGCCTTCGACCTCAGCCTGGAGGCTTCGAAAGCCTTCGATTGGTACTGCCGCAATACGGGTTACAATCCGTTCACGGCGGAAGGCAAGAAGACCGCGGCTTTCGAGATCTGTGAACAACTTACGATCGTGAATGGATCGATGGATGCGCAGGTTTGGCAGCCGCCGGATGCGGTCTTCGTCTCCGTCGGTGACGGCAACATCATTTCGGGATTGCACAAGGGTTTCAAGGATTTGCTTTCTTTGGGCTGGGTGGAAGAGATTCCCCGCATTTTCGGAGTGCAATCCCGGGGATCGGCGGCGATCTTCAACGCTTTCAAACGGGGCACGGAATCCATCGAGCCCGTAAAAGCCGACACTCTGGCGGACAGCATCTCGGTGGATCTGCCGCGCGACGGCCTGCGCGCCCTGCGCGCCGCCACGCAGACCGGTGGAGCGTTTGTCGCCGTGCCGGACGAGGCCATTCTGGCTGCAATGCGCGATCTCGCCCGCCAGGCGGGTGTGTTCGCCGAACCCGCCGGAGCGACGGCGTACGCCGGTTTGGTGCAAGCCGTGGCGCAGGGTTTGGTCGATTCCCGGGACCGCATCGTGGTACTCAACACAGGCAACGGTCTGAAGGACATTCCCGCAGCCATGCAGGCTGCAGGCGAACCCGTGGTCATTCAACCCGATCTTGGAGAATTAAGGCGGGTTTTGGATGCCGCGTAG
- a CDS encoding ATP-binding cassette domain-containing protein, with protein MEVILEGIRKYFGDVKANDGISLTLQPGKIYGLLGENGAGKSTLMKVLSGYHPPDDGRIILNSTQVAFSSPSDALLQGIGMIYQDPLDVPAMRVIENYLLGWDRRVVLDYTRAEDELCQNADRMGFHVDFDAYIDSLSLGERQQLEMLRLLALGAEILILDEPTTGISAEQKESLFASLRRLAEEEIKTVILVSHKLSDIQELCDHVFVLRRGKLIGSADIPCPTQKLVEMMFEELPPRRSRISYARDGSALLQLQNVEVEGDRLQVGNVDLNIRDGEVFGLAGLEGSGQRLILQACAGLMPVSAGRIIFDQRDVTRWPYRKMLQAGVAYLPAGRLEEGLIAGLSLMEHIALSNPMPGFLIDWRHYERETEARIQRYEVVGQVNSFVETLSGGNQQRSLFAMLRDDLKLLLMEHPTRGLDVRSADWIWQLLYQRVETGTAVLFISADLDELVERSDRIVAFSGGAMSRIVKADETTADELGYLIGGE; from the coding sequence ATGGAAGTCATTTTAGAAGGCATCCGCAAATATTTCGGAGACGTGAAGGCGAACGACGGTATCAGCCTTACGCTTCAACCCGGCAAGATCTATGGTCTGCTGGGAGAGAACGGTGCCGGTAAGTCCACGTTGATGAAAGTATTATCAGGCTATCATCCCCCGGACGATGGACGCATCATATTAAATTCGACACAGGTTGCCTTTTCATCTCCTTCGGATGCGCTTCTGCAGGGAATCGGCATGATCTATCAGGATCCACTCGACGTTCCGGCCATGCGCGTGATCGAGAATTACCTGTTGGGATGGGATCGACGAGTCGTTCTGGATTATACCCGCGCGGAAGATGAACTGTGCCAGAATGCGGATCGAATGGGCTTTCACGTCGACTTCGATGCTTACATCGACAGCCTTTCTCTGGGTGAACGGCAGCAGCTTGAAATGCTGCGGCTTCTTGCACTCGGCGCCGAAATTCTGATTCTCGATGAGCCGACGACCGGCATCAGCGCCGAGCAGAAGGAGAGTCTTTTCGCTTCGCTGCGCCGCCTGGCCGAAGAGGAAATCAAAACGGTCATCCTGGTTTCGCACAAGCTGTCCGACATCCAGGAATTGTGCGACCACGTTTTTGTACTTCGCAGGGGCAAACTGATCGGCTCGGCGGACATTCCCTGTCCGACTCAAAAGTTAGTGGAAATGATGTTCGAAGAACTGCCGCCCCGCCGCTCGCGTATATCGTACGCACGCGATGGGAGTGCCCTCCTGCAGCTGCAGAACGTCGAAGTCGAAGGCGATCGCCTTCAAGTCGGGAACGTCGACCTGAACATCCGTGATGGCGAGGTGTTTGGTTTAGCGGGACTGGAAGGCAGCGGCCAGCGATTGATCCTGCAGGCCTGTGCGGGGTTGATGCCCGTCTCCGCCGGCAGGATCATTTTCGATCAACGAGACGTAACTCGCTGGCCCTATCGAAAAATGCTGCAAGCCGGTGTGGCATATCTTCCGGCCGGAAGGTTGGAGGAGGGGCTCATCGCCGGCTTGAGTTTAATGGAGCACATCGCCTTGTCCAATCCCATGCCCGGATTCTTGATCGACTGGCGCCATTATGAACGGGAGACCGAGGCGCGCATTCAACGCTACGAAGTTGTGGGACAGGTGAACTCGTTTGTGGAAACGCTGTCCGGCGGCAATCAACAACGCTCGCTGTTTGCCATGCTGCGGGATGATTTGAAGCTGCTGTTGATGGAACATCCCACGCGCGGCCTCGACGTCCGTTCAGCGGATTGGATCTGGCAGCTTCTATACCAGCGCGTCGAAACGGGCACGGCGGTTCTCTTCATATCCGCCGATCTGGACGAACTGGTCGAACGCAGCGATCGCATTGTTGCGTTTTCAGGAGGTGCGATGTCGCGTATCGTGAAGGCGGACGAGACCACGGCGGACGAACTCGGCTATTTGATCGGGGGAGAGTGA
- the arcC gene encoding carbamate kinase, with protein sequence MSNKDDKMVAVLAVGGNSLIKDKQHKTVPDQLAAVSETVTHIAGMIESGWEIVITHGNGPQVGFIQRRSELSLHELHPVPLDYCGADTQGAIGYMFQIALYNEFRRRGMDKRAATVVTEVLVDSEDPAFQNPTKPIGSFMDHETAHVRSEKEGWSIVEDAGRGWRRVVPSPYPQKILQCDAIQTLIDAGFVIIGVGGGGIPVIETESGDLIGVEAVIDKDFASAMLAIDIHADLLLISTSVEKVALNYRKPDQRWLDRMTIDEAKKYLAEGHFAKGSMEPKIKSIIYFLEHGGTDAIITSPENIERALSGQTGTHIGLG encoded by the coding sequence ATGTCAAACAAAGATGACAAGATGGTTGCTGTTCTGGCAGTGGGTGGCAACTCGCTGATCAAAGATAAACAGCACAAGACGGTGCCTGACCAGCTTGCGGCTGTTTCCGAAACCGTCACCCACATCGCAGGAATGATCGAATCGGGATGGGAAATCGTGATCACCCACGGCAACGGACCGCAAGTCGGATTCATCCAGCGCCGTTCGGAGCTGTCCTTGCACGAGCTGCATCCCGTTCCCCTGGATTACTGCGGCGCGGACACGCAGGGCGCGATCGGATACATGTTCCAGATCGCGCTGTATAATGAATTTCGCCGACGCGGGATGGATAAACGAGCGGCCACGGTAGTGACGGAAGTCCTCGTGGACTCGGAAGATCCGGCCTTCCAAAATCCGACGAAGCCCATCGGCTCTTTCATGGATCACGAGACGGCACACGTGCGCAGCGAGAAGGAAGGCTGGTCGATCGTCGAAGATGCGGGTCGTGGCTGGCGGCGCGTGGTTCCCTCCCCGTATCCCCAGAAGATATTACAATGTGATGCGATACAAACGCTGATCGATGCCGGCTTCGTCATCATTGGTGTGGGCGGCGGCGGCATCCCGGTCATCGAGACGGAATCGGGCGACCTGATCGGCGTGGAGGCGGTCATCGATAAGGATTTCGCTTCAGCGATGCTGGCCATCGACATCCATGCCGATCTGCTGTTGATATCCACTTCCGTGGAAAAGGTTGCCTTGAACTACCGCAAACCGGATCAACGTTGGTTGGATCGTATGACCATCGATGAGGCGAAAAAGTACCTTGCCGAAGGGCATTTCGCCAAAGGAAGTATGGAACCCAAGATTAAGTCGATCATCTATTTCCTCGAGCATGGTGGCACGGATGCCATCATTACCAGTCCGGAGAACATCGAGCGAGCGTTGTCCGGTCAAACGGGAACGCACATCGGATTGGGATAA